The following nucleotide sequence is from Acyrthosiphon pisum isolate AL4f chromosome A2, pea_aphid_22Mar2018_4r6ur, whole genome shotgun sequence.
tcgGCCACACGAGACTCTATAAGACCACGACGACgactattatttatctattattattattgttgtcgttgctgttattatcatcatcatcatcacacTGTCACCGCTTCGGATCCATCGTATTTAAACACCATTAATGGGTCACACGACGCCGCGAAGACGAACCATTGTGTTCTTCATCCCATTCAAACTATACActatgcacatattataaatccCATTTGCCGTGTGTAtagtaagtacaataatatgaccATGTAGtgaacgtgtgtgtgtgtataaaacCCTTTGTAATGGTAATTTTATCAACTACTCTGCTCCgaagtttttctttattttcctTTCGGATTTTTTTCGTACACCTCAAATTCGCGTTCGATCTTTGACCAGTCACGATGTCGCCACTCCTCCACACTAGTTCTCTTTTCTGAGCccatgcattattataataacgcattTACTTTAtgactttcttttttttttcatgtgggAACTATATGGACTCGCCGCCGTTTTCTCCCTAAACGTCCGTCAGGCTGCAATATTAGTGGCCAGCCACTCTATTGCAGCGTCTGTTCAAATTgcaatttcacaattttttactCCAGTCGGGATGACGGAGAATAAAACATACTTActaaactataggtatatagagtttataaaaaaaaatgacaaaattcaGAAACAACAATTTACAGGATAATTTGATTAAACGGGCATGACAAATCACCGGTCTGGGGCAAGGTTATCGCGTCGTTTGtttgaaacatttttcttttaacagGCCACCACCCTCAAGGTATGATTAGTTTTCTCCGACTGACTTGAGATTATCTCAACAACAATACAACGATTGTAGTTGACTCGCTGATCGCTATGGCGTTTTAAATCTAGatcaatactattaaaaatcacGACAGTCGACGGATTGGTGTCATTGTCGTCAGACTTATGCACTCTTCTCCAGTAAATTACCTGTTTGGGTCACGTATTAGTTTAGATTCAATTTAATCACACGATGATACCACTTATTCATCCCTCGAAACGAGTCGTAACGAAAAATGtcgtacttaattaaaataataaaacgatcgTCACGAAACgaattaatactaatatgaacaattttactTACCAACTACTCATAAgccttaattaaataatgattactaTTCGATTAGCACGTCCTTGCAATGAATATGTGAATATTCCAGATAACTCCAATGATTTCATTGGCGAAACACTCTCTACAAAtatgttcaaataataaattataaaaattcacaattcttttttaaatatatgggcaatttttttaaacgtagaccgtaggtacctattttagttatctaacaaatagttatatttttgcaGGATTCAGCGTTCTGGGTGATCTGCTGTCGGTGGTCAGGATCAAGAGGGATATGCGACCACCACTTAACGAGACCGACCTGATGGCCAGACTCAACACCGTCGACGAACAGAGTGCCCTGTCCGCGCTCATGGTGCATACCCTCGACCGTTTCATCGGGTCGCACATTCTCCGCGTCACTTTGCCATCCGGAATCACGGCGGCGCTAAAAGGAAACGCTCGGTCCATCGCCGGCAACACTTTAGACATAAACTTGTCTCGGGCCATCGGAGAAGGTACGTGATGACTGCCTTCAatgttatatatagtataaaacaatatgGTTATTAACTTAACCGGTGTACCTTGTAAATTGCCGTGCTTGTGTGgccaaaacaatttatttatgaatattgcGTACACGttcaaagtataaatatattatgtcattatgatGGTAAAAACCAcagataagaaaaacaattgtgaAGATTCTCAATTTACATATAGGCTTAAAATTGTtgctttttaaaaattctattaatttattataatatgaagtgtGTTTTTATGAATCTAAATTAGCTAGGGTGTCGTCGTAATAAAAAGTTTGAGAAACACTGGGATAAACTATGTCTCCGAATCAACTTTTCCCATAGTGTCCATAGTAtcccgataatattataattaaatctacCACAGTAATATGCTaatacaaaaagtataatattatgtgaatgaaaaatttttagaaataatgcACAATAAGATAGATATTAGATAGTATATTGAAATTCAGACcaagtattaaaaaatcaaaaatatacaatgcaGCAGCTATATGGTAAacgaatattatttgattttcaatagttaaagacaatttaaattcatattttaaacgcTAGTATATTGCTATCATATTTAAACAGAACATGATATCACAAAAACGTTTACAAGAAGcggtttatattaatatttcattgaacgttgtaactattaatttatttgttctcACACAAACCACCAGTAAGCAGAGTTGCAACGTCACACTGGAATTTCACAACTGTTCTTTTTAATAATGCgataaaatttacatttctcACACTTTGGAGctttaaaatcatgtttttttcgACGCCCGTGAGTCGTGacgtcatataatatcatacataaaaTGCCATTATAATaagcgtaggtatataatattatatcgtgtgtAGATCGCGCTTGATTCTGAAACTTACCGATTAACCGGTCTACGGTCGATGTTTTCTTTTTACTATTCAACAGAAATCCGTTTCGGAATTTCGGTCGAACTGTTTAAACGTCTACCTATTAATATTGAGACGCTATCTGAAAAAGTCATAATTGTGTCCTTTAAAAGGCGAGCGATAATCGAGCACCGCACCGCGtccgtaattattaattactacacCGTCtggtaaattttcaatataatatacgtcaccGATGTGTAACgccaaattttgtatttttattttgctctTTCCACcattatcttttttattattcctaCTACCTTTAGTACAATATAAagcgatataattattattcgacgCGATATTATTTGACCTGGATGCGACTTTTACAGGCCACCGATCACATAAATTACCatcaaagtatattattattattattattattacgtggtATAGTCGTTTGGTTTGGCgtggtatacctatacaatataatattgtatggcaCCACGCACAACAGTCACTTGATTACCGCTTTTTAATCGTACTAGTTATGTGTATCGCCCGTATAAAACCCCATACATTTTGTCAATACACCCTGACGAATCTCGAATCATTAAATTTTCCGACGAAACGTCAATTATTTTTCCATAATCGACTGGTGGAcgactgcggcggcggcggcgtccaaATCATTTTCATCGATACGCGTCTCCCGCGGTCGGCTCCGGTCGGAGACGAAGAAGAAAATAAAACGACGTACATAATCCGCGACGGCGATCGACGTGGACGACGGACAAACtacaaacaacaataataataacaatgtgatatattttacactGGACGTCGAATTTTCACTTTTAGGCGTCGATTTGATTCGGAGTATTAAAGTTATTCGAAAACCTGTAGCgtacgacgatgacgacggcggaatattacttatattttccGTATGGTTTAATTAACGCGATATTATTAAAGGAAACTCCTCGACgaaaatgtaaaatgtgttaCGGATCGCAACACATTATAATACGAACGGTGAATACtttgtgatatatattataatatgtacgttattattgtaatatttctaggcacacattatatttttaaacgccCGTCgtactttcaaaaaaaatcgCTACGCCGCAGTACGTGCCAATAATAATTGCAGTCGaagtatctaaataatatacgatgtttttaatgataatttttcatttcgataaaacacatattttaatttcatacttaGTTTTCAattgacataggtattattataaaactcaaTTTCCCTAGGATGTGGGAAATAATTACGTGGATATTATAGGTAGGAGGTACgtgtggtgtataatataatcgttaaaCGCGCGTTACAAACTAattagcaataattattaataattataataataatcatatcattTACAGAGTTTGAATACACTGTAGAATGTGTTACAGCTCTCTCGTCCaatttttttgaactattgtaataaataaataattattaataattattgaatcgtgtattatcgttttttttttttttttgtttggaatCAGGCCGAGGAAAGGGAAAGAAGTACAAGAAAATGATGCACATGATGATGATGGGACTGATGGGTAAAATGGCGCTCATGGGTCCACTAATGATGTTGATGATCAAGGTGAAGGCCATTAAGGCGCTGCTCTTGAGCAAACTCGCGCTGCTGATGAGCTTGGCGCAACTGTTGAAGGGCAAGAAGAGCGGAGGAGGTGGATCTGGTAAGTACATATCACACGCGGGTAGTAAAAACGACAATGCCGGTGACAATCTTACGTCCAACGACTTAGGCAAAGAAGTGATCATCGTACACGACAACCACGGGGGAGGCGGTGGCGGTGCCGCGGAATATGGTGCTGGGACCGCAGCAGGATGGGTGTCCGGTCACACAGCAACAGGTTGGTCGACGGGCGGCGGTGCCGATAGCTACTCCGCGGGATCGCACATCGGCGGCGGCGACAACACGTACGCTGGCGGCCAGGACTCCTATTCATCAGGTATGAGAGAAAAACGACGATGACTCGCATTTTACACGGAATATTCGTAACCACGACCGACCACTAATTGTTGTGGTTTATATAGTTAGTGGAAAATAGAGGTCTAGCACGAGGTTACATAACTATTCGGGGCGAACAGATCGCACCTAAACCATAcctaaacctaacctaacaataAGAagtacatttcaatatttctgtttacattttattttgttgacattTCCCACAACACGAAAATtagtgataaattaatataaataaacaaataaatcacTGATAATTAATCAAAACAGTAGTTAATTACTATTATGCCGATAAAACAGCACACATTAACAATCCCACTAAAAATAGATGTTTATCATTCCGATGTGtggtacttattaaataattcaatgcgATAGTAATaagttttagttaaaaaatagttaagcgcccaaaatgtgaatattatattaatgataactgataagtctCACCAATAAGACGTGATTTCATGTCGCtctcaaaaaatgttaattttgagAACTttggattttgtatttttaactagCACACTAAAAATCATATTTGCCTAATAACTACCTTCTTGGGGTATAAAGCAGAAGTGTCTTTCACAGTAAATGTTTGTGTACCAATGACAACTGCTTGACAGTGGACTATTGTAGTTATATAGTCGAGTATCGATAACTCAAAAACTCGGAAACCTCAATACCTCGTATCTCAAgagaaatacaaataaatttgacTTATCTATTTTTCGAGTTCTTCACGTCAAACACAACTTAAATACACGTCTTCTGGgggtaacgaaaaaaaaattcatttatcTAAATTTTCTCATGGGACGTCGGGCGAGACCTCAGTTTTCGCGGTAAACGTGTACAATACAGTGCTCTGCACCGTCATCGAGATCGCTATGTACACGGAACTGACCACGGATAGGCTGACGAGGCCAATTTTCACATTCATTGCCATCGATAACAATTTGCGATtgattttttcatgatttttttttttacctctaGGCGCCGGAATGCCCAGTGGCTGGGCGGGCGTCAACGGACACGGCGGCAGCGGATGGGCAAGAAAGTCCATGGTGCACGAACCACATTGGGTGGCTTACCGAGCTTACATTCCCACGCCCGAAGACGACCACGCCAACGAAAAATGACTCGACAATCTAGACTAAGACCCATAACCCAacgcatattaatataatattactgtaacatatatgacgtatatcatattattattgtgtacataatagtattatgattcGCGTTTTCGCAgtaaatacaacatattatagttaagttatatttttttttctaaaaacggTCGGTTtgtgagtgtataatattattatattataatatatatttcatgatatatGTGGTATGTACGATTAGGATGAAACGAGAAACTCGCGAGTAC
It contains:
- the LOC100159162 gene encoding uncharacterized protein LOC100159162 codes for the protein MVSCAVSMLLTAAAWCASASALAVPETVTATVLANGSSATTDWTTESVASAAAGATESPPTIVVYNSTSGEDDSRDSRFLSFTMGSDQAAGTATNSLLQEKQDDPTTDPSAHLVDIYTDCLMQLSFPCVQRKLLLFLDKLGRMKGFSVLGDLLSVVRIKRDMRPPLNETDLMARLNTVDEQSALSALMVHTLDRFIGSHILRVTLPSGITAALKGNARSIAGNTLDINLSRAIGEGRGKGKKYKKMMHMMMMGLMGKMALMGPLMMLMIKVKAIKALLLSKLALLMSLAQLLKGKKSGGGGSGKEVIIVHDNHGGGGGGAAEYGAGTAAGWVSGHTATGWSTGGGADSYSAGSHIGGGDNTYAGGQDSYSSGAGMPSGWAGVNGHGGSGWARKSMVHEPHWVAYRAYIPTPEDDHANEK